CGGACGTCCTGGCGATGTCCCGCGCCGAGCTGACCGCGCTTCGCGGCCGGCGGATCGCGATGATCTTCCAGGACCCGTCCGGCGCGCTGGATCCGGTGTTCACGATCGGCGCGCAACTGGTCGAGATGATCCGTACGCATCGGCCGGAGCTGTCCCGGAGCGCGGCCCGCGAGCGCGCGGTCGAGCTGCTGAGGATGGTCGAGTTGCCCGAGGGCCGGCTGAAGTACTACCCGCATCAGCTGTCCGGCGGGCAGTGCCAGCGCGTGATGATCGCGATCGCGCTCGCCTGCGATCCGGAGCTCCTGATCGCGGACGAGCCGACCACGGCGCTCGACGTGACCGTGCAGCAGGAGGTCCTCGACGTACTGCTCGCGCTCCGGACCCGGATCTCCGGCGCGATCATGATCATCACCCACGACATGGGCGTGGTCGCGGACGTGGCCGACCGGGTCGTGGTGATGCGCAAGGGCTCCGTGGTCGAGACGGCCGAAGTGCATGAGCTGTTCGATCACCCCACCCAGGAGTACACGAAGGCGCTGCTGGACGCGGTGCCGCGCGGTGGTCTGCGGGAGTCCGCGGAGATCCCGGCCGGTCCGGACGAGGCGGCGTTGCGGATCGACGAGCTCGTGGTCGAGTACCGCGGCCGCCGGGGCCGGACGGTCCGCGCGGTCGACAACGTGAGCCTCGTACTGCGGGACGGCGAAATCACCGGTCTGGTCGGGGAGTCCGGTTCCGGCAAGTCCACGATCGGCAAGGCCGTACTCGGTCTCGCACCGATCACGTCCGGCCAGGTACACGTCGCCGGGCAGGCGCTCACCAGCGCGTCGTCGTCGGTGCTCCGGCAGACCCGGTCGCGGATCGGTGTCGTGTTCCAGAACCCGGCCGGTTCGCTGAACCCGCGAGCCACAATCGGCCAGTCCGTCGGCGAACCACTCGCGGTCCATCGGGGCGTACGCGGAACCGAGTTGCGCCGACGGGTGGAGGAACTGCTGGAGAGCGTCGAGCTTCCGCGGGCCTGGGCCGGCCGGTACCCGCACGAGCTGTCCGGCGGTCAGCGTCAGCGGGTGTCGATCGCGCGGGCGATCTCGCTCGATCCCGGATTGCTGATCGCGGACGAGCCCACGTCCGCGCTGGACGTTTCGGTGCAGGCGACCGTACTCGAGCTGCTTCGCGCGTTGCAGGACCGCCTGCACTTCGCCTGCCTGTTCATCAGCCACGACCTCGCCGTGGTTGATCAGGTGTGCGACCAGGTGGCGGTGCTCAGCGGCGGCAAGCTGGTCGAGTACGGCGATCGCGAATCGGTGTTGCGCGGTCCGCAGGACCCGTACACGATCCGTCTGCTTGCCGCCGCGCCCGTCCCCGACCCGCGTGAGCAGACCCGGCGGCGGGAGGCCCGGCTCGCTGGTTAGCCAGTCCAGGTGGAATTTAGTTGGACGTCCTAGTACTTTGGGAGCAGTCCCGAGGAGGTCTGACTGATGGATGCCGAGCAGATCGCGGCCGGCCGGAGCCGGTGGCAGCAGCGCTACGACGCGGCCCGGAAGCGGGAGGCGGACTTCAGCACGCTGTCCGGCACCGAGGTCGCCCCGGTGTACGGGCCGCCGGACGGGGTCGACGACCCGCGGATGGAGCGGATCGGCTGGCCGGGCGAGTTCCCGTTCACCCGCGGGCTGTACGCGACCGGGTACCGCGGCCGGACCTGGACGATCCGGCAGTTCGCCGGGTTCGGGAACGCCGAGCAGACCAACGAGCGGTACAAGATGATCCTGAACGGCGGTGGCGGCGGCCTGTCGGTCGCGTTCGACATGCCGACGCTGATGGGCCGCGACTCCGACGAACCGAAGTCGCTCGGCGAGGTCGGGCACTGCGGCGTCGCGATCGACTCGGCCGTCGACATGGACCGGCTGTTCAAGGACATCCCGCTGCAGGACGTCACCACCTCGATGACGATCTCCGGCCCGGCGGTGCCGGCCTTCTGCATGTACCTGGTCGCCGCCGAGCGGCAGGGCGCGGACATCTCCAAGCTGAACGGGACGCTGCAGACCGACATCTTCAAGGAGTACATCGCCCAGAAGGAGTGGCTGTTCCCGCCGGAGCCACATCTGCGCCTGATCGGCGACCTGATGGAGTACTGCGCGACCAAGATCCCCGCGTACAAGCCGCTCAGCGTCTCCGGGTACCACATCCGTGAGGCCGGATCGACGGCGGCGCAGGAGCTCGCGTACACGCTCGCCGACGGATTCGGGTACGTGGAGCTCGGGCTGTCCCGCGGCCTGGACGTGGACGTGTTCGCGCCCGGACTGTCGTTCTTCTTCGACAGCCACCTGGACTTCTTCGAGGAGATCGCCAAGTTCCGCGCGGCCCGCCGGATCTGGGCCCGCTGGCTGCGCGACGTGTACGGCGCGAAGACCGAGAAGGCGCAGTGGCTGCGGTTCCACACCCAGACCGCCGGCGTTTCACTGACCGCGCAGCAGCCGTACAACAACGTCGTACGCACCGCGGTCGAGGCGCTGGCCGCGATCCTCGGCGGGACGAACTCGCTGCACACGAACGCGCTCGACGAGACGCTCGCGCTGCCGAGCGAGGAATCGGCCGAGATCGCGCTCCGGACCCAGTCGGTACTGATGGAGGAGATCGGCGTCACCAACGTCGCCGACCCGCTCGGCGGCTCCTGGTACCTGGAGGCACTCACCGACGAGATCGAGGCGGAAGCCGAGCAGATCTTCGCGCGGATCAAGGAGATGAGCCCGGACGAGTCGATCACCGGCGGGATTCTGCGCGGAATCGAGGACGGCTGGTTCATGGCCGAGATCGCCGACGCCGCGTTCGAGTACCAGCAGAAACTGGAGAAGGGCGAGAAGAAGATCGTCGGGGTGAACACCCTCACCGACACGGTGTCCGGCGAGCTGGAGATCCTCCGGGTCTCGCACGAGGTCGAGATCGAGCAGTGCCGGGTGCTCGCGGAACGCAAGGCGCACCGCGACGAGGACCTGGTCCGGCGTACGCTGTCGGCTCTGGTGGAGGCGGCCAGCGGCACTGGCAACCTGATCGAGCCCATGCTGGAGGCAGTGCGTGCGGAGGCCACGATGGGGGAAATCTGTCACGTTCTTCGGGAACAGTGGGGCGAGTACCGGGAGCCCGCCCGCTTCTGAGGAACTCTTACCGGCGGCAGCGGGCCGGGAAGCCGGGCGGCGGGTGGTGGTCTGCGGTTCGGACCGGACGATGCTGCGGGTGGTCACCGAGCTGGTGAGCTCCGGCGAGCGGGTGACCGCGATCGTGAACCCTGCTTCCCGGCACTACGACCGGATCGGCGAGCTGGGCGCGACCGTCATGGGCGCGCGGGTGGTCAGCGAGTCGCTGCTGCGCCGCGCGGGTGTCGACGCCGACGACGACGGGACGCCGTCGACCGCGCGGGCACTCGTGCTGCTGGACAACGACGACGTCCACAACGTGCACACCGCGCTGACCGCTCGCGACATGGACCCCGACCTGCGGATCATCGTCCAGATGGTGAACCCGCGGCTGGGCAAGCAGCTGATCAGCCTGCTCGGCGACTGCGTGGTGATCAACGGTCCCTGGCTGGCCGCGCCGGCGTTCGTGTCGGACGCGCTGGAGGACGACGAGCTGACTTGGCTCGATCTCGGTGGCCGGCGGCTGGTCGTCGGCCAGGCCGATCTGATCGCCGAACCACATCTGACCGTGCTCGCGGACACCACCTCGTCGGCGACGCCCGAGTTGTTGCCGGTGACAAGCGCCGACCCGGAGGGCGACATCGTGCTCGGCACCGGCGTACGTACGCTGTGGCGGGCGCGGGACGTCCGCCCGGCTGGGTGGCTGATGGCGATGCGGGACATCTTCGACAGCCGGGTCCGCAAGATCGCCGCCGTGATGGCGTTCCTGGTCGCGGCCGGTACGGGCGTGGTGCACTTCTTCGGGAACATCGAGTGGTGGCGCGCGCTGTACCTGGCCGCCGGGGTGGTGACGTCGGCGGGGATCGACGACGACAAGTTCAACGACGCCGCGCCGTGGGTGAAGGTCAGCGCGGTACTGGTCCAGCTGACCGGGATCGTGCTGATGGCGCTGCTGACCGCGGTCGTGGTCGACTCGCTGGTGGGTGCCCGGCTCTCCCGGATCATCGGCGGCGTCCGCGGGCGGCCGCGCAATCACGTCGTCGTCTGCGGGCTCGGTACGGTCGGCGCGCGCGTACTGGAGATCCTGACCGAGCGTGGTGTCGCGGTGGTCGGGGTCGACCAGGACGAGGACGCGCCGGGCGTACAGGTCGCGCACCGGTTGAAGATCCCGGTCGTGATCGGGGACAGCAGCAACGAGGAAACGCTGCGCTCGGCCGGTGTCCAGCGGTGTCAGTCGGTGCTCGCGATCACCGACGGGGACATCACCAACCTGGAGTCGGCGATGGTGGCCGGGGACCTGAACCCGGAGGCCCGGATCACGATGCGGATGTTCGACCACGAC
The genomic region above belongs to Kribbella solani and contains:
- a CDS encoding dipeptide ABC transporter ATP-binding protein; the protein is MSDEVLRFEELTIDFSVGGSTQRAVDQVSFAVRAGEVLAVVGESGSGKSVTALAALGLLPDNARAGGRIMFGGTDVLAMSRAELTALRGRRIAMIFQDPSGALDPVFTIGAQLVEMIRTHRPELSRSAARERAVELLRMVELPEGRLKYYPHQLSGGQCQRVMIAIALACDPELLIADEPTTALDVTVQQEVLDVLLALRTRISGAIMIITHDMGVVADVADRVVVMRKGSVVETAEVHELFDHPTQEYTKALLDAVPRGGLRESAEIPAGPDEAALRIDELVVEYRGRRGRTVRAVDNVSLVLRDGEITGLVGESGSGKSTIGKAVLGLAPITSGQVHVAGQALTSASSSVLRQTRSRIGVVFQNPAGSLNPRATIGQSVGEPLAVHRGVRGTELRRRVEELLESVELPRAWAGRYPHELSGGQRQRVSIARAISLDPGLLIADEPTSALDVSVQATVLELLRALQDRLHFACLFISHDLAVVDQVCDQVAVLSGGKLVEYGDRESVLRGPQDPYTIRLLAAAPVPDPREQTRRREARLAG
- a CDS encoding acyl-CoA mutase large subunit family protein gives rise to the protein MDAEQIAAGRSRWQQRYDAARKREADFSTLSGTEVAPVYGPPDGVDDPRMERIGWPGEFPFTRGLYATGYRGRTWTIRQFAGFGNAEQTNERYKMILNGGGGGLSVAFDMPTLMGRDSDEPKSLGEVGHCGVAIDSAVDMDRLFKDIPLQDVTTSMTISGPAVPAFCMYLVAAERQGADISKLNGTLQTDIFKEYIAQKEWLFPPEPHLRLIGDLMEYCATKIPAYKPLSVSGYHIREAGSTAAQELAYTLADGFGYVELGLSRGLDVDVFAPGLSFFFDSHLDFFEEIAKFRAARRIWARWLRDVYGAKTEKAQWLRFHTQTAGVSLTAQQPYNNVVRTAVEALAAILGGTNSLHTNALDETLALPSEESAEIALRTQSVLMEEIGVTNVADPLGGSWYLEALTDEIEAEAEQIFARIKEMSPDESITGGILRGIEDGWFMAEIADAAFEYQQKLEKGEKKIVGVNTLTDTVSGELEILRVSHEVEIEQCRVLAERKAHRDEDLVRRTLSALVEAASGTGNLIEPMLEAVRAEATMGEICHVLREQWGEYREPARF
- a CDS encoding NAD-binding protein, with translation MRRPRWGKSVTFFGNSGASTGSPPASEELLPAAAGREAGRRVVVCGSDRTMLRVVTELVSSGERVTAIVNPASRHYDRIGELGATVMGARVVSESLLRRAGVDADDDGTPSTARALVLLDNDDVHNVHTALTARDMDPDLRIIVQMVNPRLGKQLISLLGDCVVINGPWLAAPAFVSDALEDDELTWLDLGGRRLVVGQADLIAEPHLTVLADTTSSATPELLPVTSADPEGDIVLGTGVRTLWRARDVRPAGWLMAMRDIFDSRVRKIAAVMAFLVAAGTGVVHFFGNIEWWRALYLAAGVVTSAGIDDDKFNDAAPWVKVSAVLVQLTGIVLMALLTAVVVDSLVGARLSRIIGGVRGRPRNHVVVCGLGTVGARVLEILTERGVAVVGVDQDEDAPGVQVAHRLKIPVVIGDSSNEETLRSAGVQRCQSVLAITDGDITNLESAMVAGDLNPEARITMRMFDHDLAQRVERRLGLGHSRSVSMLVAPAIAAAVANRRSQVTVPAGRRVLLLTEVTVEDGSVAVGRRLGELDEAGGLRVLARQDLGGSWDWTPAYERPLRAGDRLAVAGTRSGLARLLMTTRPQQTPAAS